The Carcharodon carcharias isolate sCarCar2 chromosome 17, sCarCar2.pri, whole genome shotgun sequence DNA segment AGCTCCCAGCCACACGGCAGCAAAAACGGTGAGGGTCAAGCACAGAATTAAATACTAAGAAGTGGACAAGTTAGAAGGGTCCTGAAGTTTGCAAGTCTTACATGGGCCGCAGCTAGCACACGTGTACTTGATGCAGATCCCATTGTATCATGCTGTGGTTGATTGGGCTTTAGGTTTTCCCAGCAATCCTCCCCGAGATTGAGATCCTTCTGTTTTATTCACTTTCTTTTTTCTGCCCTCACTTGTCAATGCCTGATGATTCCCCACAAAAGCACAACTGAAAATGTGGTCCTACCATGTGGGGAATTGTAGACATGAGCTTATTTCAGCACTGTCTAATATGATGCAGAGATTGAAGaaggaaagaatttgcatttctatagtgcctcaGTGTCATAAAGCACTTAAAAACCAATGGAtatttttgatgtgtagtcactgttgtaatgaaggaaatatACATCAAGTTCTGTCAAACAATGTGATATTAACTCaatgatctgttttagtgacattggttgagggataaatattgacattAGGAGAACTCTGGTGTTTTCTTCATATAGTGCCTTCGGAATGTTTATTTCCGTCTGAGAATGGTGCTTCTCACTTGAAAGATTGCCCATGCTGACGGGACATTGCGACGCTCCCGCCTCTGACCCTGCGGTGCCCGCCTTGCTCCTGGCCCCCGCTGATGTTATGGCACCCGCCTTGCTCCTTCACCAGAAGCATCAGGTTAGATTATGGGCTTGAGTctttggagtgagacttgaacccatgatcttctgactggagaggtgagaatgctactgACTGAGCCATGGCTGTCTGAATTACAGTATGAGGATGTTCATTCAGATTGATAGCAATAGGTATGTAATTAAACAGATTACAAACCAAGCTGCCAAATATTGATAATTttgttgtttctctctctggcAGCCTATGAGTGCCAGTCTCCGAGAACGGCTGAAGAAAACACGCCGCTCCTTTAACTCCCCTTTCATAGTGCCAAAGAGGCTAAAGATCGACTGTCAGaatgaaggtggtggaagtgtaGGCGCTGGCACTGGTGCTAGTGACAGCCAGCTCTCTGGTGAAGCTTATGCTGCCCAGGCTGGTGTGACCACAGGAACAGAGAGCCTTTGCAGTAAGCTGGTGGATGTACAGCCTGAGATGAGTGCAATAGGGGAGTGTCTGGAATTTCACTGTGCAGCCGTGCGGAACATCCAGACGCCTACAACATCTCCAAGGCTTAATTGTTTGTCTGTGATCCCTGAACAGCAGCACTTACTTGAGGAGAGGGAACGATTGcagagagaagtgagagagaaagaggagctaCTTCGTAGACTGAAAATGGTTCAGATGTACAGAGCAAAGGTAGGCAGCTGACACTGCTTAACATTGTCTTCAAGTCATGGTCCTTGTAACCCTTATCCTACAGCACCTGATAGAACTGCAGAAATTGTGTTAATGCAATGCTGGGCCTGGGCTTCACTAAACTGTTAGTGCTGGTGCTCCTGCCCCAATTAGATTGATTTCCCAGGAGACTATGTGAGCATCCTCTgacattctgacactgctgcttgaCACCTTGTATTTGGTGCATTTTTGCAGCATGTTTGAGCAGAGATAGTGATTTGTCTTGTCAGATTCTGTATTTCCTGCTTTCCTCTTTTCCCTTGTTCTGTTTTAGTTTCTGGGTTGCCATCATTTCTTCATGTGTTGTTCTGTCATGATCAACTTTACTTCTCTGTCATTCCTCACAGCCCCTCTTATGCTGCTGTTTCCTTAGCTCCTCATGCTAGAAGCTGCTTTGCAGCAATGTACACGAAATTCAGGACCCACCAAGCAGTCCGCTTCAACACTCTGGTTTTTAGCTGTCCTGCTATCTTTGAGATGTATTCAGAGGGGCTACATGTACCAGTGGATCAGATCAGTGATCAGCACACAGCTACAGGCACCAGTGGATCAGATCAGTGATCAGCACGCAGCTACAGGCACCAGTGGATCAGATCAGTGATCAGCACGCAGCTACAGGCACCAGTGGATCAGATCAGTGATCAGCATGCAGCTACAGGCACCAGTGGATCAGATCAGTGATCAGTACGCAGCTACAGGCACCAGTGGTTCAGAACAGTGATCAGCACGCAGCTACAGGCACCAGTGGATCAGAACAGTGATCAGCACGCAGCTACAGGCACCAGTGGATCAGAACAGTGATCAGCACGCAGCTACAGGCACCAGTGGATCAGATCAGTGATCAGCACGCAGCTACAGGCACCAGTGGATCAGATCAGTGATAAGCACACAGCTACAGGCACCAGTGGATCAGATCAGTGATCAGCACGCAGCTACAGGCACCAGTGGATCAGATCAGTGATCAGCACGCAGCTACAGGCACCAGTGGATCAGATCATTGATCAGCATGCAGCAAATCTGGGGCGGGGTGACGGGTGGGTGACCTTCCCCTGTCGTTTGTGAATAGCCTCGAGGCAGTGTATGACAATTTCATCTCTCAGATGGCTATAGGGACTTCTATATGAGTttcccagtcccagtccagtTGTAGTGATCATAGTAGCACAGGAGCTCACATTTGACTGTGATTGTCACTGTAGCTGGTGCTATCACATTGCTGCTGGTGGCGTCAATCTCCTGGTTCTATCGCATGTTGTAATGGTGAGGAACTGATTTTACATTGAGCTGTATGGTATTCTGCAGCCTCTGGGTGCCTGAATTGAAAATTACTCCATGCCCCAGGACTGACCTGATGAGCACAAAAGTTACACCAAACGTTATAACAATGAATCTGCAATGCTGGAGATGTTTTTACTCACTTTTACAGGGAGTCCTCACTTATAGTTGTGGTCATGTTCCTGATAATTGTGACTTTAAATGAAACACCTTTTATCACgggttcccataggaatcaatgttaaagctggAGGGAGTTAGCTTCCTTGGATCATTTCTTGCCAGGAAAAaccaatgtacaagttgaaatactgtactgtACATGGCAGCACTCtgcattcctagctgaaataacttgcaaaataaaatatcACTAGGTATAAGATATTGTACAatgtaaaatgtttaaaaattacaGTGCACCCACCTATATAACAGGACTTTTAGATTCACCAGCCTCCACCTGATGGCAGAAGTTGGTTAGTGCAGATAGCAGCTGAGGTCCTGACCACCTGCACTGACCAATGTCTGCCACTAGATGGTGTCCAGGAATTTAGTGCCAGTTCAGGAGTGGAGCCAGGAGCGGAATCAGCAAGAACAAAGGCAAGGTGGAGGCAAGGCCagtagtgggagggggagggactgaTGGCAAGGGCAGAAATGCTGCAGGAAAGGTCGTGCGAGCTTGTAGGCCACAGAAGAGGAAGTCTGTGGCAAACAATGTTAAAGTGAAATTGGCAACGTGAAATGGATATACtgacaataataataataaaaacaaaaaaactgcggatgctggaaatccaaaacaaaatcaaaattacctggaaaaactcagcaggtctggcagcatcggcggagaagaaaagagttgacgtttcgagtcctcatgacccttcgacagaacttgagttcgagtccaggaaagagctgaaatataagctggtttaaggtgtgtgtgtggggggcggagagatagagagacagagaggtgggggggggtgtggttgtagggacaaacaagcagtgatagtgaCAATAATAATGACGTGAAAGTGAAACAGCAAAGTGACGACTTACTGCATTTTAAAACCCACTTCATTGAACCTGCTTTTGGTCACCagtgccattctctctctctcacttggtgTCCAGTTTTCCATTATGCTTCTGAAGCTCCTGGGTTTGGTTTTCCTACAATAATGGTGCTACATTACCAAATATATTCATGTAAAAGTCAACCCCTTGATTTTTGGCCTAATTTTTTCTCTCAATTTTTTACATCTCATGTAAAAGTCAACCCTACATTTTCAGGAATCAAAGGGCAAACTTTTCAGAACCAAAGTATAGTCCTACATCACATCAAAAATCTCAATTCATTATTCAATAAAAAAGTTACACTTGCTACATTTCCTCCAGTTACTATTTTTCTATTAAAACAGGAAGAACAATTGATTTTGATTTTTGGTGGGGAGACATTGACAGATAGTAGAAGAGAAATAAACAGTGCACATGGAAACAGGATGCAGTGACCAATGTCCAGAGCAAACGTTAAATAAATAAGTAAACAAACAAATACTCGGGCCTTGTGTTTTCAATCATCATCCTCAGCCTTCCtggatcagggagggggagtgcttaGGCTTTACCAATCCTTGTGAATGCCAGTTCAGTGCAGTTGCTTGCAGTAAGGTCTCGTGCAGCACTGAATCCTCAGgtccacaagagcaggtcaggagctgggaattctgcacagtatttgtatggctagtccagttcagtttctggtcaatggtaaccccccagaatgttgatagtggtgaattcaacaatagtaatgccattgaatgtcatggggagatgtttTGAaaatctcttgttggagatggtcattgcctggcacttgtgtggtgcaaatgtaacttatcagcccaagcctgaatgttgttcaggtcttgctgcatttggaaatgactgcttcagtatctgaggagtcgtgaatgatgcttaACATTGTgtaaccatcagtgaacatccccagttctgaccttatgatggaaggaaggtcattgatgaagcagctgaagatgtttggactgaggacactaccctgaggaactttgcTGTAAGTGTTGCAGTTTtatactgtaacaattctatgatttggGTGTCCTACATGAAGCACAGAAGTTAACACACAAGTACAGtaaaaattaggaaagcaaaaggatatgCTGGCCTATATTGCAAGAaactcttgctgcaattgtacactAGTTTGGTGAGAcgacacctggaatactgtgtgcagttttggtctctatgtAAAGAGAGATATACTTGCTTTAGAGGTAATACAATGAAGGTTAATTTGATTGACTCCTATATAAGAGAGTTAGcttgtgaggagagatttgagtaaattgggcctatatttggagtttaggagaatgaggggtATTTCATTGAAAGATGTAAAATTCTGAGAGGATTTGACATGATAGGTGCTGAGAGGCTCTTTgccttggctggagagtctagaatagGGAGCATGGCCTCAGGGTAAGGGGTTGGCTATTTAGGACTATGATAAGAATTTTTTTCATTGAGGactatgaatctttggaattctctatcccagagagctgtggatgctcagccattgagcatattcaagacagaaatcgatagatatTTGGACACAGGAAAACAAGTGATTATAGGGTTAAGGCATGAAAATGAAGTTGAAGATCATTTGTGatctttattgaatggtggggaaggttcgaggggctgtatggcctactcctgttcttatttatGTTCTGCAAGGTGcttaaattccttttcttggatgAATTTAAAGGTCTCTGGGGAGCAATAACAGTTGAGTAAAACCTTAAACAAGAGTTGATGGTGCTACACAATGAGGGTTCAGTTTAGCTATCATACCGCATCAGGACCTATTTAGATCTCAAAGTCTGAATGAACACGCAAGTTTgaaaagacaaaagcaaaatactgcggatgctggaaatatgtaataaaaaccgaaaatgctggaaaaattcaggtctggcagcatctgtggagagggaaatggagttaatgtttcgagtccatgtgactctaattctgctctgaagaagtcatatggactcgaaacgttaactctgtttctctgtcctcaaatttaaaattgatATTATTGAGCATGGAATTTAGCACATATTATTCTGGGGATTAACTGAATCCTGGTGCAGTACCTCAGATCTTATTTGTAGTCTAGACGACAAGACTGGAGAATGTCAACAAAAGTTTGATCTGTGCTCCACTTGATCTCACGCTCCCAACTGAAGGAAGAGAAATTATTCTTGTCCCTCTGCTTCCCTAATCTACTCTCTTGTCGAAGTCTACTGTGTGTTTTGGACAAGTTTCAAACATTTATATGTTACAT contains these protein-coding regions:
- the sfr1 gene encoding swi5-dependent recombination DNA repair protein 1 homolog isoform X1 gives rise to the protein MWCLLSQRNRIIRMESENSISPCGSVSADQLGSDVQTPAPSHTAAKTPMSASLRERLKKTRRSFNSPFIVPKRLKIDCQNEGGGSVGAGTGASDSQLSGEAYAAQAGVTTGTESLCSKLVDVQPEMSAIGECLEFHCAAVRNIQTPTTSPRLNCLSVIPEQQHLLEERERLQREVREKEELLRRLKMVQMYRAKNNLAELGSLIEKWRKSSQTLLYELQVALSTDSKPTLTQLIDSLAVEDKLLHYNRLEEDFTDA
- the sfr1 gene encoding swi5-dependent recombination DNA repair protein 1 homolog isoform X2, with translation MESENSISPCGSVSADQLGSDVQTPAPSHTAAKTPMSASLRERLKKTRRSFNSPFIVPKRLKIDCQNEGGGSVGAGTGASDSQLSGEAYAAQAGVTTGTESLCSKLVDVQPEMSAIGECLEFHCAAVRNIQTPTTSPRLNCLSVIPEQQHLLEERERLQREVREKEELLRRLKMVQMYRAKNNLAELGSLIEKWRKSSQTLLYELQVALSTDSKPTLTQLIDSLAVEDKLLHYNRLEEDFTDA